A genome region from Alicyclobacillus acidocaldarius subsp. acidocaldarius DSM 446 includes the following:
- a CDS encoding small multi-drug export protein: MTRSWTSMVARLPFWRLMLYGAAASLLFFAGSLALGFSQGRVWPTLSLIGTSIVLEAQPAAAASIPLGFDPPTGAGISILANMIAVPVLMVGFRQAMDRFRFVRTRMEKAEALSRKYGKYGVWVLVPLCPLLGAYACLAIGSVLRWNPLRVLAAVVVGMVGSAFVIAYGGSAMLRLFHP, translated from the coding sequence TTGACGCGTTCGTGGACCTCCATGGTGGCTCGGCTTCCGTTCTGGCGACTGATGCTGTACGGCGCGGCGGCATCGCTCCTCTTCTTTGCGGGGAGTCTCGCACTCGGGTTTAGCCAGGGCCGCGTCTGGCCGACTTTGTCGCTCATCGGCACGTCCATCGTGCTCGAGGCCCAGCCTGCCGCCGCGGCGAGCATTCCGCTCGGGTTCGATCCGCCCACAGGAGCCGGTATCTCGATCCTTGCCAACATGATCGCGGTGCCCGTCTTGATGGTGGGATTCCGGCAGGCCATGGATCGATTTCGCTTCGTGCGGACGCGGATGGAGAAGGCGGAGGCGCTGTCGCGCAAATACGGGAAGTACGGCGTCTGGGTGCTTGTGCCCCTGTGCCCGCTCCTTGGGGCCTATGCCTGTCTGGCCATTGGGAGCGTCCTGCGGTGGAACCCGCTTCGGGTGCTTGCCGCGGTCGTCGTGGGCATGGTGGGTTCCGCGTTCGTCATCGCGTACGGAGGATCTGCGATGTTGCGGCTGTTTCACCCTTGA
- a CDS encoding G1 family glutamic endopeptidase — protein MVKKALRSPGAKIPGKRAPVRGALGTATCTAMALGATGLVLTVASHSAPSTRGPVLHVKAAPVDPVLEDASPRGMDGALSVSDLGWATLNWSGYALTGGHYWDISGNWVVPAVSPSRGNSYSSTWIGIDGFSNDDLIQIGTEQNYVDGRPQYFAWWEIRPVHPTEIVIPSMAVAPGDAMEAHIHRDGHGRWTLTLDDLTENEQFTITQSYTGPGASAEWIQEAPEIRGHVCTLADYGTLTFVPGTVNGHPPRLTPSDGGYMMDDNLILSVPSGPNPETGGFDVFYIAPTSHREQTLLDAPGVWPPPAPRLEP, from the coding sequence ATGGTGAAGAAAGCGCTTCGCTCGCCAGGCGCAAAGATCCCCGGGAAACGCGCCCCTGTGCGCGGCGCTCTGGGGACGGCTACATGCACCGCGATGGCGCTTGGTGCGACAGGACTGGTCTTGACTGTCGCTTCGCATTCGGCCCCCTCGACCCGCGGGCCCGTCCTCCATGTCAAAGCTGCCCCGGTCGATCCCGTCCTGGAAGACGCGTCGCCGCGAGGAATGGATGGAGCGCTGTCCGTCTCCGACCTCGGGTGGGCCACCCTCAACTGGTCGGGCTACGCGCTCACGGGAGGCCACTATTGGGACATCTCGGGCAACTGGGTCGTCCCCGCCGTCAGCCCGTCGCGCGGCAACTCGTATTCCTCGACCTGGATTGGCATCGACGGATTTAGCAACGACGACTTGATTCAGATTGGGACAGAACAGAACTACGTCGATGGGCGACCTCAGTACTTCGCCTGGTGGGAAATCCGGCCCGTCCACCCGACGGAGATCGTCATTCCCTCCATGGCGGTGGCGCCAGGAGACGCGATGGAGGCCCACATCCACCGCGACGGACATGGCAGGTGGACGCTTACGCTCGACGACCTCACGGAGAACGAACAGTTCACCATCACGCAGTCGTACACCGGTCCCGGGGCGTCCGCCGAGTGGATCCAGGAGGCGCCCGAAATTCGCGGTCACGTGTGCACGCTCGCCGATTACGGGACCCTCACCTTTGTGCCTGGAACGGTGAACGGGCACCCTCCGCGCCTCACTCCGTCCGACGGCGGATATATGATGGACGACAACCTCATCTTGTCCGTCCCATCGGGCCCCAACCCGGAGACCGGGGGGTTCGACGTGTTTTACATCGCGCCCACGTCCCACCGGGAGCAAACCCTGCTTGACGCGCCCGGCGTGTGGCCTCCACCCGCCCCTCGTCTCGAGCCATGA
- a CDS encoding acyltransferase has product MGKRYLDEIDLMRAFVILGVLTVHTLSFFNVLNSDGTPGFYALGALITATHFTRETFMFVTGLVLFTTYLHQAPFRPLPFWRKRFQLIVIPYVVWTLAYIAFVALLTPGFSWTWSNLVPAIIHSLLTGNMFFLYFLVVSMQLYLIFPLLLYGIRKAAKYHVHILVASFALEICLMWLNQNVLDSLTPTGWPKWLYDLYTYRDRNLLMYQFWFLAGGVLACHYDQVAAWMERHRKALFAALVASLAVLFGHYFLERLVMHDNEDDAELVLQPIMVPYSLVVTCAFWYAGLAWAKRKELPGWRPFSRFVRVASQTSFGIYLIQPFPLYAMEVVIDNLDGRGIPVWLHYALLPAAVLFSYFSSMLAAYVLMKIPVVSYVVGRRAKLRHTRGEPVRRAA; this is encoded by the coding sequence GTGGGGAAACGATACCTGGACGAGATCGACTTGATGCGGGCATTTGTCATTCTCGGCGTGCTCACCGTGCACACGCTGTCCTTCTTCAACGTGCTCAACAGCGACGGCACGCCAGGCTTTTACGCGCTCGGCGCGCTCATCACGGCGACGCACTTCACGCGCGAGACGTTCATGTTTGTCACGGGCCTCGTGCTCTTCACGACCTATCTGCATCAGGCCCCGTTTCGCCCGCTTCCGTTCTGGCGCAAACGATTTCAACTCATCGTGATCCCATACGTGGTCTGGACGCTGGCCTATATCGCGTTCGTCGCCCTGTTGACGCCAGGGTTCTCATGGACGTGGTCCAACCTGGTCCCCGCCATCATCCACAGTCTTCTCACCGGCAACATGTTCTTCCTTTACTTTCTCGTGGTCTCCATGCAGCTGTATCTGATTTTTCCTCTCCTGCTGTATGGCATCCGCAAGGCCGCGAAGTACCACGTGCACATCCTCGTGGCGAGCTTTGCGCTCGAAATCTGCCTCATGTGGCTCAACCAAAACGTCCTCGACAGCCTCACGCCCACCGGCTGGCCCAAATGGCTGTATGATCTTTACACGTATCGAGACCGAAATCTCCTGATGTACCAGTTCTGGTTTCTCGCAGGCGGCGTCTTGGCATGCCACTACGATCAGGTGGCCGCATGGATGGAACGCCATCGGAAGGCGCTCTTTGCCGCGCTCGTCGCCTCGCTGGCTGTGCTCTTCGGGCACTATTTTCTCGAGCGACTGGTCATGCACGACAACGAGGACGACGCGGAACTCGTCCTGCAGCCCATCATGGTGCCATACAGCCTCGTGGTGACCTGCGCCTTTTGGTACGCGGGTTTGGCGTGGGCGAAGCGGAAGGAGCTGCCTGGATGGAGGCCGTTTTCGCGCTTTGTCCGCGTGGCTTCGCAGACCTCGTTCGGCATCTACCTCATCCAGCCGTTTCCGCTGTACGCCATGGAGGTCGTGATCGACAATCTCGACGGGCGCGGAATTCCCGTGTGGCTGCACTACGCGCTGTTGCCCGCGGCGGTCTTGTTCAGCTACTTCTCCTCGATGCTCGCCGCGTATGTCCTGATGAAGATCCCGGTGGTGTCCTATGTGGTGGGCCGAAGGGCCAAACTCCGCCACACCAGGGGCGAGCCCGTTCGCCGGGCCGCGTGA
- a CDS encoding AMP-binding protein, whose product MNVTLYTRFHETLALFPAHVPVFVNAKVQERYGAALGSRQVGVIDAERPITLKPLMEALSSGAALVALDTDQRGFQAVARYATERRIPVIPVYGHSLVIDEEHPLPFDDPRSALDTLQHFLFQSYMGPRTVASVNLFDELVQSARYYGEDRVIVKDMMGSARYRDVLLQSYVLGTALRRMIRRHRVGVMLPNSVGHVVVLFAMFYAGLTPVMLNYSSGVQTVVDACETAGVDVILTSREFIEKGQLQELEQALTARYKLHYMEDVRKEIGLGAKLAGLWAFRRRRPAHPGSNEIILFTSGSEYRPRGVVLSHGNIYANVQQTRSVIDFGTEDRMLNAMPMFHSFGLTAGALLPLIAGIQVYLYPSPLHYKRIPEICGQERSTILFGTSSFLEKYGQNATPEQFAHLRYAVAGAERLKPEVEQAWLQKFGLQIMQGYGATETSPIMSLDTPINHKQGSVGRFLPGLRYRLEPVDGIEQGGLLHVQGPNVMKGYLVHGEGFVEQTGWYNTGDVVDVDEDGFVTIVGRLKRFAKIAGEMISLNLVEQLAARAYGDPAFAAVSIPDPARGERIVLVTTHRGLTLAPMRDLVDRMGYSRMHVPAEIRVIDEFPLLGSGKTDYVTLKAMVEKGRA is encoded by the coding sequence TTGAATGTCACCTTATATACGCGATTCCACGAGACGCTGGCGCTCTTTCCGGCGCACGTGCCGGTGTTCGTGAACGCGAAGGTGCAGGAGCGGTACGGGGCAGCCTTGGGATCGCGGCAGGTGGGCGTGATCGACGCGGAGAGACCCATCACGCTCAAACCGCTCATGGAGGCGCTGTCCAGTGGCGCGGCGCTCGTCGCGCTCGACACGGATCAGCGCGGCTTTCAGGCCGTCGCCCGCTACGCCACGGAGCGCCGGATCCCGGTCATCCCGGTGTACGGGCACTCGCTCGTCATCGACGAGGAACATCCGCTTCCCTTCGACGATCCGCGCTCGGCGCTCGACACCCTGCAACATTTCCTGTTCCAGAGTTACATGGGACCGCGCACGGTGGCGTCGGTCAACCTGTTCGACGAACTCGTGCAGTCCGCGCGCTATTACGGAGAAGATCGCGTGATCGTCAAGGACATGATGGGCAGCGCGCGGTACCGGGATGTGTTGCTCCAGAGCTATGTGCTCGGCACCGCGCTTCGCCGGATGATTCGGCGCCATCGAGTCGGGGTGATGTTGCCGAACTCGGTGGGCCACGTGGTGGTCTTGTTCGCGATGTTTTACGCGGGCCTGACGCCTGTGATGCTCAACTACTCGAGCGGGGTGCAGACGGTCGTCGACGCGTGCGAGACGGCAGGCGTCGACGTCATCCTGACGTCGCGCGAGTTCATCGAGAAGGGGCAACTGCAGGAGCTGGAGCAGGCGCTGACGGCGCGGTACAAGCTTCACTACATGGAAGATGTGCGCAAGGAGATTGGGCTCGGCGCGAAGCTCGCTGGTTTGTGGGCGTTCAGGCGCAGGCGTCCGGCACATCCCGGCTCGAACGAGATCATCCTCTTCACGTCGGGAAGTGAGTATCGCCCGCGCGGGGTGGTGCTCTCGCACGGGAACATTTACGCCAACGTCCAGCAGACGCGGTCCGTGATCGACTTCGGCACCGAGGACCGCATGTTGAACGCCATGCCGATGTTTCACTCGTTCGGGCTCACGGCGGGGGCGCTGCTTCCGCTCATCGCGGGCATCCAGGTCTATCTGTATCCGTCGCCGCTTCACTATAAGCGCATCCCCGAGATCTGCGGCCAGGAACGGTCCACCATCCTGTTTGGCACGTCGTCGTTCCTCGAGAAGTACGGGCAGAACGCGACGCCAGAGCAGTTTGCGCATCTCCGCTATGCCGTGGCCGGCGCCGAGCGGCTCAAGCCGGAGGTGGAGCAGGCGTGGCTCCAGAAGTTTGGGCTTCAGATCATGCAAGGATATGGGGCCACCGAGACGTCGCCCATCATGTCCCTGGACACGCCCATCAACCACAAGCAGGGCTCGGTGGGGCGGTTCTTGCCGGGCCTTCGCTATCGGCTGGAGCCCGTCGACGGGATCGAGCAAGGGGGGCTGCTGCACGTGCAGGGGCCCAACGTGATGAAGGGCTATCTGGTCCACGGCGAGGGCTTCGTGGAGCAGACGGGCTGGTACAACACGGGCGACGTCGTCGACGTGGACGAGGATGGATTTGTAACGATTGTGGGCCGGCTCAAGCGGTTTGCGAAGATTGCGGGCGAGATGATCTCGCTCAACCTGGTGGAGCAACTGGCGGCGCGCGCGTATGGCGATCCGGCCTTTGCGGCGGTCTCGATTCCGGATCCGGCGCGCGGCGAGCGCATTGTGCTTGTCACGACCCACAGAGGCCTGACGCTCGCTCCCATGCGCGATCTCGTCGACCGGATGGGCTACTCGCGCATGCACGTGCCGGCGGAAATCCGCGTGATCGACGAATTTCCGCTCCTCGGCAGCGGAAAGACCGACTACGTGACACTGAAGGCCATGGTGGAGAAGGGGCGCGCGTGA
- a CDS encoding M3 family oligoendopeptidase gives MKFSEMKYQRPDLAALKHDVLRLIDEFEASTTPEAALDALQEVNRLRMDFQTMFELAYIRNSVDTRDEFYKAEKAFFDEASPEVEALETRLRQALIASPHRRALEERLGRQWFRLAEVQTRSFGDEIVEDMQKVNARVTDYNQLVASARIPFAGETYNLSQMAKFTESPDRETRQNAVRAMFGFFAEHGDAFDQIYDDLVRMRTAMAQKLGYENFVQMGYDRMSRTDYGPRETAAFREAIRKHIVPLAAEIRDKQRERLGLSSLRIQDINLWYRDGNANPKGDPAFILENGRRMYKELSPETDAFFQYMLDHELMDLLSREGKRVGGYCTFIPNFKAPFIFANFNGTLGDVTVLTHEAGHAFQVYQSRDMKLPEYFFPTAEAAEIDSMSMEFFTWKWMPLFFQEDADKFFYTHLAESLVSIAYMAAVDEFQHAVYERPEMTPAERKAKWRELERIYMNRGDEFYEGMPYLEEGGLWQRQLHIYNYPFYYIDYALAQVCALQYFLWMQENPSEAWESYLRLCSLGGSRSFLELVSEAGLRSPFDESTLANVVPRVRDALHHLETRLPS, from the coding sequence ATGAAGTTCTCCGAGATGAAGTATCAGCGACCGGATCTGGCGGCGCTGAAACACGACGTTCTGCGGCTCATCGACGAATTCGAGGCGTCTACCACGCCCGAGGCCGCGCTCGACGCCCTCCAGGAAGTGAACCGGCTGCGCATGGACTTTCAGACCATGTTTGAACTCGCTTACATCCGCAACTCCGTGGACACGCGGGACGAGTTTTACAAGGCGGAGAAGGCGTTTTTCGACGAGGCGTCGCCGGAAGTCGAGGCGCTGGAGACCCGCTTGCGCCAGGCGCTCATCGCCTCGCCGCACCGCCGGGCGTTGGAGGAGCGCCTCGGACGCCAGTGGTTCCGACTCGCGGAGGTGCAGACGAGATCGTTCGGCGACGAGATTGTGGAGGACATGCAGAAGGTCAATGCGCGCGTCACCGACTACAATCAGCTCGTGGCGAGCGCCCGCATTCCGTTCGCCGGGGAGACGTACAACCTCAGCCAGATGGCCAAATTCACGGAATCGCCGGATCGAGAGACCCGGCAAAACGCCGTTCGCGCCATGTTCGGTTTTTTCGCGGAGCACGGCGACGCATTCGACCAAATCTACGACGATCTCGTCCGCATGCGCACGGCCATGGCCCAGAAACTCGGGTACGAGAACTTCGTTCAGATGGGCTACGATCGCATGAGCCGCACGGACTACGGCCCGAGGGAGACGGCTGCGTTTCGCGAGGCCATCCGGAAGCACATCGTGCCGCTCGCCGCCGAGATTCGCGACAAACAGCGGGAGCGCCTTGGCCTGTCTTCCCTGCGCATCCAAGACATCAACCTTTGGTATCGAGATGGCAACGCCAACCCGAAAGGCGATCCGGCCTTCATCCTGGAGAACGGCAGGCGCATGTACAAGGAGCTATCCCCGGAGACGGACGCGTTCTTTCAGTACATGCTGGACCACGAACTGATGGATCTATTGAGCCGCGAGGGCAAACGAGTCGGCGGCTATTGCACCTTCATCCCGAATTTCAAAGCGCCGTTCATTTTCGCCAATTTCAACGGCACGCTGGGCGACGTCACCGTCCTCACGCACGAGGCCGGGCACGCGTTTCAGGTATACCAGTCGCGCGACATGAAGCTGCCCGAGTATTTCTTCCCCACGGCGGAGGCAGCCGAGATCGACTCGATGAGCATGGAATTCTTCACGTGGAAGTGGATGCCGCTCTTCTTCCAGGAGGACGCGGACAAGTTCTTCTACACCCATCTGGCGGAGTCCCTGGTGTCCATCGCCTACATGGCCGCGGTCGACGAGTTCCAGCACGCCGTGTACGAGCGCCCGGAGATGACGCCCGCCGAGCGCAAGGCCAAGTGGCGGGAACTGGAGCGCATCTACATGAACCGGGGCGACGAATTTTACGAGGGAATGCCGTACCTCGAGGAAGGCGGTCTGTGGCAGCGTCAGCTCCATATCTACAACTACCCGTTTTACTACATCGACTACGCGCTCGCGCAGGTGTGCGCGCTGCAGTATTTCCTCTGGATGCAGGAGAATCCGTCCGAGGCGTGGGAATCGTATCTCCGGCTGTGCAGCCTGGGCGGCAGCCGCTCGTTCCTGGAATTGGTCAGCGAAGCGGGCCTGCGCTCACCCTTCGACGAATCGACGCTGGCGAACGTGGTACCGCGCGTTCGGGACGCTCTGCACCACCTGGAAACCCGCCTGCCGTCCTGA
- a CDS encoding multicopper oxidase family protein: MRNKPLRRAAWAAMWSFGAVSLAGIGEAALHHADAQIANGAASMAMQNSTGDDGPPPTPPPVLTNAQILQEDRDAVNLMNEVALTPRILPGGVKQFTLTVSKFGWNFYRNVNLWAWGYNGQVPGPLIRVRVGDRVEIVVHNDLPEPTTIHWHGLAVPNDMDGVPGFPEPAIQPGGTFVYRFTATSQMVGTHWYHSHYDDDYQVDAGLNGVIIVDPRTPPPSMRHVRDVLFVLGAGKQDGSDNENTFLINGKAYPDTPQLTVKRGTTVYMRIVNACAETFHAMTIDGYDVKIVAQDGQPQPDPQTVSVVSIAPSETVDVEFTADETGTFPFYDTVASSLINPNDSVDPVGGMMTLIHVTP, from the coding sequence TTGAGAAACAAACCCCTGCGTCGAGCCGCTTGGGCGGCCATGTGGAGCTTTGGGGCCGTCTCTCTGGCGGGCATCGGCGAGGCCGCGCTGCACCACGCCGACGCGCAGATTGCAAACGGCGCCGCTTCCATGGCCATGCAGAACTCCACCGGCGACGACGGACCGCCGCCCACGCCCCCGCCCGTTCTGACGAATGCCCAAATCCTACAAGAAGACCGGGACGCTGTCAACCTGATGAACGAGGTCGCGCTCACCCCGCGCATCCTGCCCGGCGGCGTCAAGCAATTCACGCTCACCGTATCCAAGTTCGGCTGGAACTTTTACCGAAACGTGAACCTGTGGGCGTGGGGCTACAACGGGCAAGTCCCCGGGCCGCTCATCCGCGTGCGCGTGGGCGATCGCGTCGAGATCGTCGTGCACAACGATCTCCCCGAACCGACCACCATCCATTGGCACGGACTGGCGGTGCCAAACGACATGGACGGGGTACCCGGCTTTCCCGAGCCCGCCATCCAGCCGGGCGGCACGTTCGTCTACCGGTTCACCGCGACAAGCCAGATGGTCGGCACGCATTGGTATCACAGCCACTACGACGACGACTATCAGGTCGACGCAGGACTGAACGGCGTGATCATCGTCGATCCCAGAACGCCCCCGCCGTCCATGCGCCACGTGCGCGACGTCCTGTTTGTGCTCGGCGCGGGTAAGCAGGACGGATCGGACAACGAGAACACGTTCCTCATCAACGGCAAGGCGTATCCGGACACGCCGCAGCTGACGGTGAAACGCGGTACGACGGTGTACATGCGCATCGTCAACGCGTGCGCGGAGACGTTCCACGCCATGACCATCGATGGATATGATGTGAAGATTGTGGCGCAGGACGGTCAGCCACAGCCGGATCCGCAGACGGTCAGCGTCGTGTCCATCGCACCGAGCGAAACGGTGGATGTGGAGTTCACGGCGGACGAAACCGGCACCTTCCCGTTTTACGACACCGTGGCGAGTTCGCTCATCAACCCGAATGACTCCGTGGACCCCGTGGGTGGCATGATGACGCTCATCCACGTGACCCCGTGA